In the genome of Shewanella glacialimarina, one region contains:
- a CDS encoding tyrosine-protein phosphatase, with product MFDLHCHILPGIDDGANSIDEALALLELAEQQGITHMVATPHIHLGVFDNNISTITAAFELLQQEYALSGGKLNIRAAAEVRICPEIMFFIERQQLPFIGKFADKDVLLLELPSSHITPGTDKLIGWLLSKNVLPMIAHPERNRELQAHPERIELFARLGCLFQLTGASLLGDMSDAAKTLAEKWIIEKRYTIVASDCHSVNRRPPKLAQAWQRVCELTDKQYADDVTRNTPALISACLFND from the coding sequence GTGTTTGATTTACATTGCCATATTTTACCTGGCATAGATGATGGGGCTAATTCGATTGACGAGGCCCTGGCATTACTTGAATTAGCCGAACAGCAAGGTATTACCCATATGGTGGCCACGCCACATATTCATTTGGGGGTGTTTGATAATAATATCAGCACAATTACTGCAGCATTTGAGTTATTGCAGCAAGAGTATGCACTAAGCGGCGGTAAGCTAAACATTCGTGCCGCAGCTGAAGTGCGTATTTGCCCTGAGATTATGTTTTTTATTGAACGGCAACAATTGCCTTTTATTGGCAAGTTTGCCGATAAAGATGTGCTATTACTTGAGTTGCCTAGCAGCCACATTACCCCTGGCACAGATAAGTTAATCGGCTGGCTGTTGTCTAAAAATGTTTTACCTATGATTGCTCACCCTGAGCGAAACCGCGAGCTACAAGCCCACCCTGAACGGATTGAGTTATTTGCCAGGTTAGGCTGTTTATTTCAATTAACCGGGGCTTCGTTACTGGGCGATATGAGCGACGCGGCTAAAACCCTGGCTGAGAAATGGATTATAGAAAAGCGCTACACCATAGTGGCGTCTGATTGTCATAGTGTGAACAGGCGTCCGCCAAAGCTTGCCCAGGCATGGCAAAGAGTGTGTGAGTTAACAGATAAACAGTACGCTGATGATGTTACCCGCAATACGCCTGCGTTAATTTCTGCTTGTTTATTTAATGATTAA
- the galU gene encoding UTP--glucose-1-phosphate uridylyltransferase GalU, with translation MKVVIPVAGLGTRMLPATKAIPKEMLPLVDKPLIQYIVDECVSAGVKEIVLVTHASKNAIENHFDKSYELESTLEKRVKRQLLHEVQSICPKNVTIMHVRQGEAKGLGHAILCAKPCIGDNPFAVVLPDVILDSYSADQRTENLASMLIRYRETLASQIMVAPVPENQVDKYGIADCGGQSINPGDSAKIFKMVEKPELGTAPSNLAVVGRYVLSEKIWDLLAKTPPGAGDEIQLTDAIDMLIATERVEAFNMTGKSHDCGDKLGYMKAFVEYGIRDPKLGGEFKKELAGLLEEYR, from the coding sequence ATGAAAGTTGTTATTCCCGTTGCAGGGCTAGGTACACGGATGCTGCCAGCGACTAAGGCTATTCCAAAAGAAATGCTGCCATTGGTGGATAAACCACTTATTCAGTATATTGTTGATGAATGTGTCAGCGCTGGGGTGAAAGAAATTGTATTGGTCACCCATGCCAGTAAAAACGCGATTGAAAACCATTTTGATAAATCCTACGAGCTTGAATCAACCCTGGAAAAACGGGTTAAGCGTCAGCTGTTGCATGAAGTGCAGTCAATTTGCCCTAAAAATGTGACTATTATGCATGTACGTCAAGGTGAAGCGAAAGGGCTAGGGCATGCCATTTTGTGTGCTAAGCCGTGTATTGGTGATAACCCGTTTGCGGTAGTGTTACCGGATGTTATTTTAGATTCTTATTCAGCTGACCAACGTACCGAAAACCTAGCGTCTATGCTAATTCGTTACCGCGAAACACTCGCCAGCCAAATTATGGTTGCGCCAGTGCCTGAAAATCAGGTTGATAAATACGGTATTGCCGATTGCGGTGGCCAGAGTATTAATCCTGGTGATTCCGCTAAGATTTTTAAAATGGTTGAAAAGCCTGAACTTGGCACTGCACCGTCAAATTTAGCTGTTGTTGGCCGTTATGTGTTGTCTGAAAAAATTTGGGATTTATTGGCCAAAACACCACCCGGTGCAGGCGATGAAATTCAACTTACCGATGCCATTGATATGCTAATTGCCACTGAAAGGGTTGAAGCATTCAATATGACAGGCAAGTCACATGACTGTGGCGATAAACTGGGCTACATGAAAGCGTTTGTTGAGTACGGTATACGCGACCCTAAACTGG
- a CDS encoding O-antigen ligase family protein, which translates to MKPSLYGSSFFIIALCILLVWVPIPLASNRIWAWSIIEFYIISLSCLHLVFCVVRSQPLFTQNWQKYALLPIGLLLLFTFLQWTGLVTGIDTVDGFQTFQQLIKTLCFGLFVYLLAVHCQSARLLRWVCVAIIVSGCIQAFYGSVLNLLDLPKSPIFGISDGDRARGSFVYQNHFANFLALSITIAFGWLISELKTTRSGQFDFRTFMLGVFETLISSKIILRLAIVIMIIGLILSRSRMGNAGFFTALITVALLALVIYRNPPKMLKPLVISIFILDLIIVGSIFGVEKVKQRIEDTSFAAETRDDVVRDSIPIIEQNWLTGNGAGSFYTVFPQYQTVPYSGFYDHAHNDYIQFAVEYGVVITASLGLWIIYCLWLACRTMYLRNNKLYKGIAFGCAMAIVHMLIHCTVDFNLQSPANTLLFLTILTLCWLVRYLPTEQGSRLQKAP; encoded by the coding sequence ATGAAACCATCTTTATATGGCAGTTCTTTTTTTATTATTGCCCTGTGCATTTTACTGGTGTGGGTGCCTATTCCACTTGCCAGTAATCGTATTTGGGCCTGGTCTATTATTGAGTTTTACATTATTAGTTTGTCGTGTTTGCATTTGGTATTTTGTGTTGTGCGCAGCCAACCTTTATTTACCCAGAATTGGCAGAAGTATGCTTTGTTGCCGATAGGCTTATTATTGCTGTTTACTTTTTTACAATGGACTGGATTGGTGACGGGTATTGATACCGTTGATGGGTTTCAAACTTTTCAGCAGTTAATTAAAACCTTATGTTTTGGCTTATTTGTCTACCTTTTAGCAGTGCATTGCCAGTCAGCCAGGCTACTGCGTTGGGTGTGTGTTGCTATTATTGTGTCTGGCTGTATTCAAGCGTTTTACGGCAGTGTATTGAATTTACTGGATTTACCAAAGTCGCCAATATTTGGTATTAGTGATGGTGACAGGGCAAGGGGATCATTTGTCTATCAAAACCATTTTGCTAACTTTTTAGCCTTGTCGATTACCATTGCCTTTGGTTGGTTAATATCTGAGTTAAAAACAACCCGTTCAGGCCAATTTGATTTTAGAACCTTTATGTTAGGGGTATTTGAAACCCTGATAAGCAGTAAGATTATTTTACGGCTGGCGATTGTGATTATGATTATTGGCTTGATTTTAAGCCGCTCGCGTATGGGTAACGCTGGATTTTTTACCGCGTTAATTACAGTAGCCTTACTGGCCCTGGTTATTTATCGTAATCCGCCAAAAATGTTAAAGCCGCTGGTGATCAGCATTTTTATTTTAGATTTGATTATTGTTGGGTCTATATTTGGGGTCGAAAAGGTTAAGCAGCGTATTGAAGATACCTCATTTGCGGCAGAAACCCGTGATGATGTGGTGCGAGACAGTATTCCTATTATTGAACAAAATTGGTTAACCGGTAACGGCGCTGGCAGTTTTTACACTGTTTTTCCGCAGTATCAAACCGTGCCTTATTCCGGTTTTTATGACCATGCCCATAATGACTATATTCAATTTGCAGTAGAATATGGGGTTGTCATTACAGCGTCACTTGGGTTGTGGATAATTTATTGTTTGTGGTTAGCTTGCCGAACCATGTATTTACGTAATAATAAACTGTACAAGGGCATTGCATTTGGTTGTGCGATGGCAATTGTGCATATGTTGATTCATTGTACGGTTGATTTTAATTTGCAGTCTCCGGCAAACACTTTGCTGTTTTTAACTATATTAACCCTGTGTTGGTTGGTGCGTTATTTACCCACTGAACAGGGTTCCAGGCTGCAAAAAGCGCCATAA
- a CDS encoding GumC family protein, producing MTSQAHLLINEPNTAEQTSEQVIDLRKLIKPVLQSKWRILSFAMLITALTTFVVFSLQPIFSSTATLLIESEQARAIKIEQVYGMNSGQQEYYLTQFEIIKSRSIAERVFNQLDLINHPSFEAKPSALSQVKSQVISWLDFLPMDLSEAEVDDTAKKQKLVDDFMADISVSPVRKTQLVNISYNSPDAKLAAAVANAIGDAYIVSQLEAKSGMTQKANVWLGGRLEDLRIKLDVSEQKLEFFKTQNGLVDVEGVTALDAKELERLSDEITVARSTKAQAESFLAVVRQYGKSDIGRLESLPEVTSHMSVQNVKKDVILVERKVSELSQVYGPKHPKMIGANAELATVQQNLRTQIGRLVQGIEDEAQSATQKLKALEAQFSQSKGSFQNLSSVDTDYRRLVREVATNRQLFESFLSRQKETEVTGDFDSPVARFTDYAVMALKPIKPKKKLIVILAFVASLGLGIVLVLVFDSMNDTIKSTAEVEQILGQRALGYLPKAGKKETFDQINFAFFDPEKRLHAESVRSIRTSMSLLAIGEPLSVIEVTSSFPNEGKTTVSMNIAFAYSAMEKVLIIDADMRKPNMGMRFGLPTFQHGLANYLTGTDALSHCIVENIKPNVDLMPAGAIPLNPLELLSSPKFAELLAELKGQYSKIIIDTPPVHAVSDALVMSSHGDAVVVVVKANHTRTEAIKLTLAKLTQARAKVFGVVLNQFNTDEARQYYGQYGYYEAYGHDANAKTNGKSA from the coding sequence ATGACGTCGCAAGCCCATTTGTTAATAAACGAGCCGAACACTGCTGAGCAAACCAGCGAGCAGGTGATTGATTTACGCAAGCTGATTAAGCCGGTATTGCAGTCAAAGTGGCGTATTTTATCGTTCGCGATGTTAATTACCGCATTAACCACCTTTGTGGTGTTTAGCTTACAACCTATTTTTAGCTCGACCGCCACCTTACTGATTGAGTCAGAGCAGGCGCGGGCGATTAAAATTGAGCAAGTTTATGGTATGAATTCTGGCCAACAGGAATACTATTTAACTCAGTTTGAAATTATTAAGTCGCGCTCTATTGCTGAGCGAGTATTTAACCAATTAGATTTAATTAATCACCCTAGTTTTGAAGCTAAGCCTTCAGCCTTGTCACAGGTAAAGTCGCAGGTGATATCCTGGTTAGATTTTTTACCGATGGACCTCAGCGAGGCTGAAGTTGATGATACGGCTAAAAAGCAAAAGTTAGTTGATGATTTTATGGCAGACATTAGCGTGTCGCCTGTGCGTAAAACCCAGTTAGTGAACATTAGCTATAACAGCCCTGATGCTAAATTAGCCGCGGCTGTGGCCAATGCCATAGGCGATGCTTACATTGTTAGCCAGTTAGAGGCTAAGTCAGGTATGACCCAAAAAGCCAACGTATGGCTGGGTGGGCGTTTAGAAGACTTACGCATTAAGTTAGATGTGTCTGAGCAAAAGCTTGAATTTTTTAAAACCCAAAACGGCCTGGTTGACGTTGAAGGCGTAACCGCGTTAGACGCTAAAGAGCTTGAGCGTTTAAGCGACGAAATTACCGTTGCCAGATCAACCAAAGCACAAGCAGAAAGCTTTTTAGCGGTAGTAAGACAATATGGTAAGTCAGACATTGGTCGCCTAGAAAGCTTGCCTGAAGTGACCTCGCACATGTCGGTGCAAAACGTTAAAAAAGACGTGATTTTAGTTGAGCGTAAAGTGTCTGAGCTATCACAGGTTTACGGCCCTAAGCACCCTAAAATGATTGGTGCCAATGCCGAGCTAGCCACAGTGCAGCAAAACCTACGCACTCAAATTGGCCGATTAGTGCAGGGCATTGAAGATGAAGCACAATCAGCTACCCAAAAACTAAAAGCCCTAGAAGCGCAATTTAGTCAGTCTAAAGGCTCGTTCCAAAACTTAAGTTCAGTGGACACTGACTACCGTAGACTGGTACGTGAAGTTGCCACTAACCGTCAGCTATTTGAAAGCTTTTTGTCACGCCAAAAAGAAACCGAAGTGACCGGTGACTTTGACTCGCCAGTGGCACGCTTTACCGATTACGCTGTGATGGCGTTAAAGCCGATAAAACCGAAGAAAAAACTTATTGTAATATTAGCCTTTGTGGCCAGTTTAGGCCTAGGTATTGTATTGGTATTAGTGTTTGATTCGATGAATGACACCATTAAGTCTACCGCTGAGGTTGAGCAAATACTGGGGCAGCGTGCATTAGGTTATTTACCTAAAGCCGGCAAAAAAGAGACCTTTGATCAAATTAACTTTGCCTTTTTTGACCCCGAAAAACGTCTGCATGCTGAAAGTGTGCGATCGATTCGTACTTCAATGTCATTGCTGGCCATTGGTGAGCCCTTGTCGGTGATTGAGGTGACGTCTTCGTTTCCTAACGAAGGTAAAACCACAGTGTCGATGAATATCGCATTTGCCTATTCAGCCATGGAAAAAGTGCTTATTATTGACGCCGATATGCGTAAACCGAATATGGGTATGCGTTTTGGTTTGCCTACGTTTCAGCATGGTTTGGCCAATTACCTTACCGGTACTGATGCACTAAGCCATTGTATTGTTGAAAACATCAAACCCAATGTTGATTTAATGCCAGCTGGGGCAATACCGTTAAACCCGCTAGAGCTGTTATCTTCGCCTAAGTTTGCTGAGTTGTTGGCCGAGTTAAAAGGCCAGTACAGCAAAATTATTATTGATACGCCTCCGGTGCATGCGGTAAGTGATGCTTTAGTGATGTCGTCACATGGTGATGCCGTGGTGGTCGTTGTTAAGGCAAATCATACTCGCACAGAAGCGATTAAACTGACACTAGCTAAGTTAACCCAGGCCCGCGCTAAGGTGTTTGGGGTGGTATTAAACCAATTTAATACTGATGAAGCGCGCCAGTATTATGGTCAATATGGTTACTATGAAGCCTATGGTCATGATGCTAACGCTAAAACTAATGGAAAGTCTGCATAG